The Fusarium oxysporum f. sp. lycopersici 4287 chromosome 6, whole genome shotgun sequence DNA segment CTTAGCCGTAGCTGATACGCACTCTTAGCCAACTGGAAACAGTTCAGGATCGTTTTCATTTGCTTACCATAGTCAACGGCTCGAAAGCGCTGTAAGCCAGTTGCGGAACCTGTGATAACGATGCTACCCCNNNNNNNNNNNNNNNNNNNNNNNNNNNNNNNNNNNNNNNNNNNNNNNNNNNNNNNNNNNNNNNNNNNNNNNNNNNNNNNNNNNNNNNNNNNNNNNNNNNNNNNNNNNNNNNNNNNNNNNNNNNNNNNNNNNNNNNNNNNNNNNNNNNNNNNNNNNNNNNNNNNNNNNNNNNNNNNNNNNNNNNNNNNNNNNNNNNNNNNNNNNNNNNNNNNNNNNNNNNNNNNNNNNNNNNNNNNNNNNNNNNNNNNNNNNNNNNNNNNNNNNNNNNNNNNNNNNNNNNNNNNNNNNNNNNNNNNNNNNNNNNNNNNNNNNNNNNNNNNNNNNNNNNNNNNNNNNNNNNNNNNNNNNNNNNNNNNNNNNNNNNNNNNNNNNNNNNNNNNNNNNNNNNNNNNNNNNNNNNNNNNNNNNNNNNNNNNNNNNNNNNNNNNNNNNNNNNNNNNNNNNNNNNNNNNNNNNNNNNNNNNNNNNNNNNNNNNNNNNNNNNNNNNNNNNNNNNNNNNNNNNNNNNNNNNNNNNNNNNNNNNNNNNNNNNNNNNNNNNNNNNNNNNNNNNNNNNNNNNNNNNNNNNNNNNNNNNNNNNNNNNNNNNNNNNNNNNNNNNNNNNNNNNNNNNNNNNNNNNNNNNNNNNNNNNNNNNNNNNNNNNNNNNNNNNNNNNNNNNNNNNNNNNNNNNNNNNNNNNNNNNNNNNNNNNNNNNNNNNNNNNNNNNNNNNNNNNNNNNNNNNNNNNNNNNNNNNNNNNNNNNNNNNNNNNNNNNNNNNNNNNNNNNNNNNNNNNNNNNNNNNNNNNNNNNNNNNNNNNNNNNNNNNNNNNNNNNNNNNNNNNNNNNNNNNNNNNNNNNNNNNNNNNNNNNNNNNNNNNNNNNNNNNNNNNGATGGGGAATTGAGGTCACCCTGGCCCACTATTTTGCCACCTGTTAGCCTTTGTCCTTGAAGTGGAATGTTTCTCCCGAATCTCTATTCTGTGGGGAGCTCACATGAAACAAAACTACCCTAGGAATTGAACGATGAAGTGAATTTCATGTTCATTGCCAGCCGCATAAACCATCCGTTTTCATTCTAGCAAATTTGCAACCCTTTGTTCGGAAACCAGAACAAGAACACGCCGACCCGCCATCCCCGCCATCAACTACTGGACCTTAGTTCATTTTCTTCAAGTCGTCGTACTTTGAGCATCTCCACCTCACATCCTGCGCTTTTTCCTCTCCTTGCTGTGCGGTCACGAGGGAGCCAGGGACTAAATCGACGGACCATACCGAGGGTTTGGTTCGGCAGGCTTCGTGGTATGGTGGTGGGAggtccttcttctcgaggcGACAAGAGCACCATGGGCCCCCATCACGTAGGTTATGGGATTTGTCCCACCTCAGACATGCGATAACACCTGTTATATTCCACTTAGATGTATCCTCGCGCAAAGCTACCTCTTGTACATCTACCTCCAGAAACTTTCGTATTTCTTCGTAGGTACAACTAGCCTTGCGAGCCCGAACAGCAGCAAGGAAATTAAGGATAGCCTGGGGGTCTAATACTGTCCTTCCATCGAAAGGGACCGGATTGCCGCTATTGTCTAACACTCTGGGCCTTCCCCAGAGCCACGCATGCGCAAGAAGTGAGACCAGCAGTCGACGTCGAGCCCTACGCAGTCTCAGTTCTTCTTTTGAGTTTTCAGATCTTGGCGAGGAAAAGAGTTTGGCCATGAATAGAGAAACTTTCTGCGTACGCGCGTTAAAGGATCCTTCTTCAATCACTTCATGTGAGAAAGAGCCATCCTCATTCAAGAATATTGTAGAATCATCAACCCATTCTTGACTCCGTTCGAGGCTCTGCAGTGCATCAAGCTTTTTCAAAGCTGAATCCTTTATCGTTTGAGGTTCAAAGTAGATAGGCGCGCAGAGTCTTTTTCTGGAATGCATATTATCCGCGAAGTGTAGGGGCATAGAAAAGTGATTGAACGGGCCGTGTAAAGTAACGAGAAGGACTTAGTTAAAGGCAGTTTGCAATCTGACCCTTAAGCTATTTATGACCTACAAGTCAGTCAGCGGGTATAGCTTTACACGCCATCAGAAACGCCCAATCTGCCCTGCGCCTGGGGTTTTGGACCCTTTTGGCGGAGTTCTAATGAAGGATTACTGGCGCCGGGCCCGGACCACAATGTATCATAGGCTAATACAAAAGCGTTAAGGTTATCGTGACCATAAGCGACCGTTTTGGTTGACGGGAAGCGACAGCGGCAACAATATGTTGGGTAGGTGCTCTAACAGCAGCTGTGAGCAGGGATACAATAAGATTAGATGTCGACTTAGCAACCCCTTGAAGGGGTAGACTTTCACAGACGCATGAAGCTGATTACAGCTCCACTTGTGAAATAAATGCAACTATTACATTATACTTGGTTATTAGGTCACTGTAACAAGGCTTCAAGATTCTTCAATACCCTCAGCCCGGCCAACTAGATGCCAAGACGTGAAACTGGGTCGAGTGGCTCCACTTCAGATCAGGAACTTGCAGGTCGCAGGGATGAATACATGCACGCCGATGTGGCAAGCAGTATTGTCGACCTAATACGGGTTATGTTAATttcgagaaaagaaaaggacAAACAGCTTATCATCAGAGGAAATCAGCCTATGTGGTGTTCCAATTGCGTAGAATTTAACAAGAGCCAGCCTCACTAGCTACACAAGAGAGCATATAGGCAATAATACTCTTATAGCGATTCTAAATATCCAATATTCCCTAATCTAAAAGTAGAATAAACCATTTTTCATATTGACTTATTTTTTTTCCATGGGATTAAGAATCGTAGCCAAGCTCATTCGCCAATCTCTCTTCTGAAAGTCCTTAGAATGTAAACTGCACTGAGTCGAATATGCTTCACTCGGTCTTCCTGGGCAAGCCAGCAATGATACAGAGCGGCTTAAGGGTGATGTCCCCGAGAACGAAGACCGTTCTATGTGGCGAATCCTAACTTGGTAAGTAACTCCCTATTACAATATGAAGAGACAAAAGGGAAGCAATACAGTACCGGTTCTGAAGCGGATTATCTATGTGACCTCGAAGCTTTTGATGTTCGCAACTAAGACCCTCATCGGCCATTTCACAAGCAGACGCGGTGGGTAAACCGCTATTGACGGTTGGTATCAGGCCCTGTGGCTTTTCTTGGTGTAGCCCCGAGGCCCTTGGGCTTGAATGAGGAATGATAGTCTTTTTTTTGAGAAGATGCGGATCGATATATCGGACAACACTTTCGACGTCCCCATTCGATATTGCAGCTCTCCCACGATCCGTCATCTTTCTTTGACGCTCCGGTGTGATGTGGTGTATTCACAAATGAGGACGTTATAACAAAGGCAAGGTAAATGTGGTAATAGAAAGGTCGCCGCGCGACCAGGCATAACGGAACTGGTAACAGCTATGGTCTTAAATCGTACCACTTATGACTGCTCTATCCTAAGATCTATTTTTACAATAACCAGACCCCTAACTCCACTTTGGCTCCACGGCTACGCAGGTGATAATGTTTGAAGTGTGAATATATGCGTCAGACAATTCACCCCTAATCGATATCTGCATGGCTCCGCATCCTTGCGCAAAGCAAGTTTAGTTTTGCCACATCGTTTGCCTAGCATGTAAATCCAAGTGTGACTCATGCCTTTAGGGGCCAAGTCATCGATCGAAACGGATAACCACGTCAAGGATTTATGGGAAAACACTTCTACATGATGACGCATGCTTTTGACAGCACTTCCAACCCGTAATGACCCGAGCGTCTGCCAAATCAAACCCCATTACTCACGCCGTAACACGGGGAGGCTAGGTTGGATCTTTAGTGCGGTGGGTGCACATGTGTAACAACTGCTCGTGTCGGACAGGAGTGTAAGAGAGCACTCCAGAGGAAGACAAAGGGTAGAAGGGAGGCAGGCAAGAGGCCCTCCGCTTTTCTTGCATTTAAACAGAGGAATCCAACCTTCGACGGCTGTTATTTTTTATCCATCCTTCTTCAGCCCCTGCTTGTCGGTTGCGTCGATAGATGATCCCTTCTTTTTAGGTTCCTCTGCAGTTGTTTTGTTCATTGTCGCAGCCATACCTTCGCATTCTATCGATCCACCAAAATGATCAGGGGCGCCATCCTAGTCATGGCCTTGGGCCTAGCCTCTACAACCTTTGGTACGACTTCCGGCTACGACGAGCCTTGCGAGTGTGAACCTGTGGACCCCTGCTACCGAGCTGTCTACACCCTCGGTTACTCTATTTGTGGGAGCTATGAGACTTGCGAGATTCCTGCAGCTTGCAACGGTGACCGTGAAGCCCTTAGAAGCGTCTGCGACTGCATGGTCTCTGAAACCTCCATCGAGACGTCGGTGGAGAAGACCCAAGGCTTGGGTACCGCCATTCAGTCTATTCCGAGCATCATCGGTAGTACTAACCAATACGTTGACTCTACCACTACACATGGCGTGATCACCACTAGAATTGGCGAGGAGGGACCAGACTCAACTGCTAAGGATAGTGGTAGTGATTCTGCCACAGGCTCCTCCGTCACCACCAGTACCGGGATTAAGTTCGAAACTAGCACAGAGTCTTCCCCCGCATCGACTCACAGTTGGTCTGCGCCTGCCGGATATGGAATCGTTTCTACCGAGACTGAAACCAAGGCTACCGCTTCTGCTAAGACCGGAACCGAGACCAGCTCAGAAGATATCTTCACTACTCCCACAGAGACTGGCGGTTCCTACAACTCCAAGACGTCTTACTCTATTGGCTCCTATACCACCAAGACCGTTTACACCACTGCTGTCAATACATACCCAAAGTGTCCTGACTACGCTAAAGATTGCTCCAGTGGCTCTGAAGGTTTCTATACTGTAACTGAGACCAGTGCCATCTCGACCGCTGTTTATCCCATCACTCAGCAGAGCCCCCCAATGGCTACCAATCATGGGTATACCACTAAGACCTTCTACACTACGGAGCTTTACATCGTGACCAAATGCCCTCTTTCCATCACAGACTGTCCTTATGGTTCTGCCACTAGCAGAACATATCCTGTCTCGACTACTGTCTACCGAATCCCCGAGAATCAGCCCTCCGAAACTGCGGGCTATGACCCTCCGAGGCGCAGCACCGTCTACATCACCAGAACTGTCTACTCCACCAATCCTCACACTGTCACCCAATATGGCACTAGTGCTCCTAGCTGTGTTTGCGATTACTCCCTTGCTGAGACCACTCCTGAGACTACTCTTCCCGACACTGTCGTCGCCACTGGTAGTGAGAAGCCTATCACGTACTCTACCGACCGTAAACCCGACAAGGTCCATGATCCGGCTCTGTTCAAAAAGTCTGACGCTGTGTTGGCTGATATCATCTCCAGTAAGAGCCAGCCTTCTGCTATTGTCCCATACCAGCAACCAGGTGGTGCTGCCCGTGGCGCCGAGGTCACCGCTGGTGCTTCTCGTTTCGGGGTACACATGGCTGTTGCAGTCGCTGGTATATTTGCACCTATCATATAAGTGCGCAAAAAAGCCCATTAGCATGTTCCGGACTGTCGCCCAGAGGGGCTGCTGAACAGATTCGGCTTCCTTTTCGACATCGGGCTCTCTTTGTTCAGCCAGTAGTGGGGACTTTCTAATCTAGCATGGTCATGTCTAAGAAGATTTGAGGCTTGGTTTTTCGCTGTGGAGTTCGCGCGAAAACAGCTCTTGAGCTTCGCACCATTCATACATACCAAGTGCTTGTCACATCACCAATCCTAGAATGCATTAACATTCTACAATGTGTGTCAGAAGTTCAGCTACTTTTGCGCCGACACTTAGATGCTGTTTTCAGAGCATGTTTGGTACATGTAGCAAGTATCTGATGCATAGACATTCCGTGTGGAAATGACTCTTGGATTGTGGGTCTATCATGGGAGAGGAGTTTCCCAGTGTTTAATAGTATCAAAAATATATATTCGCTTGTAACTTGACACATATAGTTTAGGACGGTATGTCTCTTGATTCAGGTTACATGTCAATCAATACTCGGCGTGATCGCTGTGTGAAACGACTCTCAGATTTCTTTTCACGGTTATAGATAAGTGTTCTTCGACTTAGCCTGCAAGGTACATTATTGACATATATTATGACCGGGAGGCTGAAGAATAACTTCGTACTTTTGACCTTCTGCCCAATTTTCAGACTACACTCATTCCAATTCATAATGCAAACGCACGCGATTGGCCTGCATCTTGTCTTGCCTCTGCCTTTGACATTTGCTCCTATGATTCTTTCTACTGTTGTTCAACTGATGGGGTAATGATGCGGCGGCTACTACATTATTACGAAGTACGATGGTTGAAATGTGTCAGGCACCAGGCAATTGATGGGCAGCGACCTTTTAACCACCGCACATCTATCCAAGTGAGTAATGACATAGATCTAGGAAAATAAGCATGTTCGTTATTATTGATGACTTCTCCTATCAACTCTCTACATAAACAAAGCCCGCGGAGGTTATTTCAAGAAGCTTTAGATTTGGACGCGAAGGGTGTTTTTAACTACTAGAAAAAATAGAAAGTAGAAACGTAATGGGCTGGGGTGGCCC contains these protein-coding regions:
- a CDS encoding hypothetical protein (At least one base has a quality score < 10), with protein sequence MHSRKRLCAPIYFEPQTIKDSALKKLDALQSLERSQEWVDDSTIFLNEDGSFSHEVIEEGSFNARTQKVSLFMAKLFSSPRSENSKEELRLRRARRRLLVSLLAHAWLWGRPRVLDNSGNPVPFDGRTVLDPQAILNFLAAVRARKASCTYEEIRKFLEVDVQEVALREDTSKWNITGVIACLRWDKSHNLRDGGPWCSCRLEKKDLPPPYHEACRTKPSVWSVDLVPGSLVTAQQGEEKAQDVRWRCSKYDDLKKMN
- a CDS encoding hypothetical protein (At least one base has a quality score < 10) is translated as MIRGAILVMALGLASTTFGTTSGYDEPCECEPVDPCYRAVYTLGYSICGSYETCEIPAACNGDREALRSVCDCMVSETSIETSVEKTQGLGTAIQSIPSIIGSTNQYVDSTTTHGVITTRIGEEGPDSTAKDSGSDSATGSSVTTSTGIKFETSTESSPASTHSWSAPAGYGIVSTETETKATASAKTGTETSSEDIFTTPTETGGSYNSKTSYSIGSYTTKTVYTTAVNTYPKCPDYAKDCSSGSEGFYTVTETSAISTAVYPITQQSPPMATNHGYTTKTFYTTELYIVTKCPLSITDCPYGSATSRTYPVSTTVYRIPENQPSETAGYDPPRRSTVYITRTVYSTNPHTVTQYGTSAPSCVCDYSLAETTPETTLPDTVVATGSEKPITYSTDRKPDKVHDPALFKKSDAVLADIISSKSQPSAIVPYQQPGGAARGAEVTAGASRFGVHMAVAVAGIFAPII